One window of Leptotrichia hongkongensis genomic DNA carries:
- the rpsJ gene encoding 30S ribosomal protein S10, producing MDKIRIYLQSYDHKLLDQSAKKIAEVAKKNGSELAGPLPLPTKTKKYTVLRSVHVNKDSREQFEMRIHRRFVEIKNSNQQIVNALASLNLPSGVGVEIKQS from the coding sequence TTGGATAAAATAAGAATATATTTACAATCTTATGATCACAAACTGTTAGATCAATCTGCTAAAAAAATTGCAGAAGTAGCTAAGAAAAATGGTTCAGAATTAGCAGGACCACTTCCATTACCTACAAAAACTAAAAAATATACAGTTTTAAGATCAGTTCACGTAAATAAAGATTCAAGAGAACAATTTGAAATGAGAATTCACAGAAGATTTGTAGAAATCAAAAATTCAAATCAACAAATCGTAAATGCATTAGCATCATTAAACTTACCATCAGGTGTGGGAGTTGAAATTAAGCAATCGTAG